A stretch of DNA from Anopheles nili chromosome 2, idAnoNiliSN_F5_01, whole genome shotgun sequence:
ccgtttttcaccaacGCCCGGCGTCCGGCATGAGGCACGCCAGAAGTCGAACCCCTGAGGTGGTCCTCATTCAAATGAGGCgttcgtgtgtgagtgtttttcccttttcgctgCATATCTTAACCCACTGCTGGTACCTCGGGTGGACTGGGGTTAAGTTGGCCGGCAAAAGAATTCCTTTCCACCGGTCCAGTGTTGGTGACCACAGACGAGCACATATTGGGCAAGTGTTCGTGTGGCACTGCCTGAGGTGCTGAGAGCGTCACCGGGCTTTCAAGAAAGCCCCCTAACTCCTGCTAGGACCACCTCGACAGAGGCagttgtttgcgtttgcgctTTTTTGTAGTGGTCAGCAGCAGTTGCTTTGCAGTTGTATCCCCACCCACCCTATGGGGGAAAGGAGTCGTGTCGCACTCCATAGCGGTCAGCATAATTTGCCTACCCACGCCACCAAGACGTTGCCAGCGAGACCGCCTCGTTTGCTCCTGCTGACCGATTTCAGTGCCTTTTCGCTTGGTTCCCGTGAGGGGGTCACCTGCGAAAACCCACACAACTTTTAGCAGTAGCGGAGTGGAAGGTAAAGGAGCGAATGCTCAAGCGAAATTCTTATGGCACTCGACATCAGCGACGCTACAGGACGACCTACATCGGAGTCAGGAGATTACGTGTAAAACGGGAAATTGTACGTGGGACTGTATGAGTTTGAGGTATGTTTGCTTCACTGTACTGGACAtgattttttcgttcactgtCGGTGACTAATTGCTGAAGAAATTGCTCAAACTCGAAGAAAGTATGAGGAAACTATGACAGAGAGCATAGAATAGGAAAAGTAATATCGTATGAAAAATAACATTAAGCAATGGAGTAGCTGCTTTATTTCGATTAACACTAAACTGATACTTGATAGGAGGCAATTTGGGATGGCTTGAGGGTTGTAGTTACTCCAACAATACTAGGCTTATCCATAAAATCGGCTGCAATAGGTGAAACCCCGAACAGAATGTACTGGTTTAAATAATGCCACATGAGTTTTCTTAACTTCACACAAGGTTTTCAAGAAACACTAAAAACTAAAGGTTGTATCCATGCTTGCGTATCGATTGTGATGAATTTCTGGAGGCTTAAGCTGATCAAGATTTCATTGACGTTTGGTCAAAGAAAATAGGGTACAATTCTGCGCTAAAAATAGCGCTGATTTGCGGTCGAATCTACTCTAGTCCGCGTGTTACCGGTAAATAGTGACTTGGAAACGGTCCACGTGGCTCGGTATTTTCATAATGTAATCATGCCTCCGGCCCTGGGCAAGTTCGGGATACAGAAAACGGGCCCATTTCTGCCTTGAACGCTGGCTGCGACCGATTTATGAATGAATCTCGATGTTCACACTCGCCGCACCTGAAGTCTACCACGTGCTGCGTGTTCGAGGAAACTGTGGAAGGAATGGTAATTTttactaaaaataaatccaattcCCCTGTATGATGTGGGTAACATGGGCTAAGTTAGGTAAAGATGAAACGGTGGGTGGCTCAAGGTGGGTGATTTGATGTATGGTACTGAACGGTGTGCTTCGAGGTCTAAACGAAGAATGGTTATTTTGTGTTGAAATTTTATGTTTGAGTTATTTTTGTGCTGAAATTGGCACCATTAAAAGATAAACTACTGATTTATGGACTTCGTATCCTTGTTGAAATTTTGGAGGATTCCTTTGGTCATCCAAAGGGAAGTTGAATTGAAACAAAGGTGCAATGTTCCTCGGtgttaataaatttaattaaaaaaaaaactttcacttCAGGACAATAATTTGGAGCTCACGAATCATTCTAAATTGCTCCCGGATATGATAGTGTTGAGTCGGGGTCTTATAATTGTCAAATTTTAACGAAAATCGTCCACTTAACGTAATTCAAGCCATTATCACGTATCGAACGAATGCGGAAGAAATTAATAATTGAGAATAATTCGTAATTGCGCCCATTTTGTGATGGTATCTTTCTTCTCCCCTCGAGCTCTGATTAAGGATAGCTGTACTACTTTTGCGGTaaagaaacacatttttctccatttgctATCGTGACCGTTTCACCAGCGAgggttgaaaaattataatttctcGGTAGTTTCACGCGAAACCGGGTCTCGAATTTGCTCTCCAGCTCGCAGGCAGGAGGAAATCGCTTATCGCGGTTTCCTTTCGCGTGACGCCGGTcatgattttccaccgtatTTTGAGACTGttgccaaacaaaacggctgccggtgaaagtgaaacgccCAGCTAGAGTGTTCGCGGGCAGAATCCGGCCAGTAGACCTCACACAAATTTCTCGGATGGTTGTCGACTAATTTAACCAAAGGGGCTTCGTACAGAGTACTATTTCAGTGCTACAGCAGGGAAAAGTTGGCTCGAAGGGTGGTAAAACAAATGTGTGCCTCGAAAATGTGTTTATATTTCTGCACGTCCCAATTAGCTGGCACCAGCCGCACGTTGTCGCCGAGGTGGAAGCGTTTTGGGTGCGTAATTTCGGCtataatttgcatgaaaatagCCCCTTGCCGGGTACGGTGggttgtgtcgttttttttcacttcataCCACGCCTGGGGTTAATTGTGTTATAGTTGttgtgatttatttgcaattGTGCCCGGTGCTTCATTGGGGGCACAGTGATTGGCCACCGTTTCAGTCACCTCATAAAGCGCAAGTGCTTGGGTTTGCGTGGTGGCGATTACCCGGTACGGTTGTTGAGCGTGCCAAATCGAGGACAGCCCTATTGGCAAACACTTAAAGGGGCCGGTATTCGGTGGAGGAGACGCACTATCTCTTATCAATTACGAGTtatgaaatgttttaattatcgTTAAATTTATACACAACCAAcagaatatttttttatcgttttttgatatttattatttttatgcacctattttttaaaatttcaagTGGTCTATAATCGAACTAAAATTATATgttaaatttttataaatcattcattaacTTGAGAAGAATTTAAAACTGTTGTTTATTATGCTCTCAgttgtttatttgaaattctatatttgtttaaaataccCCTACTAGTTGCTTGAGCTCCTGCTGGTAATTATTAGCTCCCTTTGCCAGTGGTATATAATCATAATTATAATATCGTTATGCCACCCGTGGCCATTTCACCTCCTTGCTAACAGCACTTAATCCTTCCTCTCAACTTAGTCGTTGCAGACGAGACCGGACGCCTTGCCCGACGATCCTGCGCCCGACCAAAGCGACCTGCCAGCATGTACGGCCAGAATGACGAGCGAAGCAGCACGGCACGGATGTCGACAGCTTCCTCGGTGCAACAGCGTTACCACGGACCCGGCCGAACTTCTAGCGGGCTCGGGGTGGGTCGCGGATTCCTCGGCAGCTACGGTTCGTCCTCGACgcaatcgtcctcgctggaaaATCAGCACAGTGCCAGCACGAGTGGGACGGGCACGACGAGCCTGTTTGGTGATCCGGTGCTACCATCGACGCGACACGCTGACCTGCTCGGGGGTGAGGATCTCTACCAGAACCTAAAGAGCAACATCGAGCAGTACCATGCGAAGCTGTATAACGAGCAGGAACGCCAGCGGCAGGCTGAACGGGATGCGTTGTTCGATCAGTACGCCAATTCTGGCACCCACAGAGGATACCGGTCGGTGTCGGCGGCTGATCCTGCGGTGATGGTTGGTCCTCGAAAGCCTTCGGTTGGAAACAATGTGACGACGTATGGAGAGGGTGTCCGCAACAGGACCTTTGGACGGACTCAATCAGCCAGCCATGGCGTCGATATAAGCAACAGCAGGTGAGTTatgggaagaaagaaaaaagatgtatgatatttatttttcataattaaaCTACAAATTGGTAGGAGGTCCTTTAGCGATGTTGTTGAAATGCCCTATTTTTGTTCAATAAATAGAACCGTAAAGCGAAGAGAGGGTTAACAAAACCTCCtcatgttaaaaaaaactacaccatACGAGTCAAGAGAAGTAGATCTGCGATGTAGATAAAGGAGCAGCATAAATATAAGTTCccttaaataaatcaaccgtCGTcggggtgaaacaaaaaaaaagggttgttaaacaaaaatagGGCAAATCAGGAAAACAATTATATCGTTACGTCATTAAATAAACGACCCCACCGGTTTCGGTTACGGTGGCATGACGGTACGCGATCACAAGCCATACCACAAGGGTTGCTGCCGGTCATAATGAATAAATACCGCACGTCTAACACGGTCTCCGACTGACTCGGAATGGTGGATTTTCCGTTGAGGAATTTCCCGCCCCTTCCGTCCGAATCTTGCTGCCCTCTTGGTACCAGGTTGGGCGAAAAATGTCATCACATTGATGACGTGAGGCGAGTTCCAGggtggattattttttatacccTTCCAACCTACCTCGTTGCCCCAAAAGCAAGTGTCCGATTTTAGAATACCCAGAAAAGCCTGAAGCGGCAGAGTCATGATCTCATTGTGGTAATATTTCGCTAAACTATTTTTAATGGCCTACCACCGGGTGCTTTCCTTACTCCTGTCTCGTGAGTTCCGTGGTTCGATCGGAAGGAAAGTGGTTTTATCCTATTACGTAGCTCAAGGACGAGTGGGTATTTGTTTTACACACGTGGTCACATTTCCCTACTGGGACGTGCATTCCAGACTGGCAACCTGTGCATGTACCggtatattgtttttttttatacaagtAGCATTCCTTCTTGCACTGTACTTCGCCGTTTGGTGATTTTAGACAAGGTAGTTTGACATTTTTCAAATGCCACCGGTTTGGCGAGCGAAGCTCATAGTTGCATGAGTTTATATTGTGTAGTTTGCTaaatttatagaaaaaaatgtaaaggaTTGTTTTATATTCAACAACTTACTTTTCTTATTGTGTTGTGTATTTGAAAGATAACCTTTGGCTACAAAGTAGCTATACTGAATGTTGAGCTTGCGTAAAAGTATTATAGTtcattttctccttttctACAATAGGGTaggaaacaaaaggaaaataaagcaaccccCTCCCATAAAATCACCCCAAAAATACTTTTACTGTCCGCAAATATGCAGCTCAACAAATGGAAGAGCACAAAGCAACACCGCAGACACGAGAAATACCTAACCCCACGCAGGGTGCCCAGCCATGACGTCCGTTTTGACGGTCAGACCCGGCCGGAAAGGCCTTGCGCCGGTGTCCAATTCGGTGCCGTTTTTATCGCCTTGCGCTACCCTTCATTATCTCCCCGTGAACTTATCCTCCGATTCGGGCGCTGCAAGGAACCAGGTGTGGTCAAGGAGAAATGGTGGCAAAGATCCGCGTCCATGGGTCTTGCCACAGGGTGAGAGCCACAAAAAGTGGCTCGAATTGACCACGAGCAGGTGTTATGTGCGTTGGTCTTCATACTCGCTATGTACAGcggtgaaccggttcactcaaCCGGTTCGCACGACCGATGCCACTCAGCTCTTGGGCATAATTGTTCTTTGTTCTTGGTCCAACCTCAACAGTGGGTCGTCGGCGAGTAGCTTGAGGATTTGTTTTGGTTGTGATTCTATGTAAACGCTAACGCTACCAACACACGCGAACTGCTGTGACATACTTCGACAGGCGAGCTTTTGTGGCTAACGGTTGAAGCTTTTGGGGTCACTATGTATTCAAGCTCGTGCTGGTGCTAAAACCAGTTGATTTAGCTTGGATAGTTAGCTTATCGTGCATTATGAAAGTAGCAAATTTTATGACTAATATTTGTTTGTTACCTTTGGGTTGGAATTTTCCTTTTATAAATTAGGGTTTTAAGAAATTTTTGGAAGAATTAATAATACAATCAATCTGAAATCGAAGTTTTACATAAAATGGTATTAAAGTGTAACAATATTTCTCCGTATTACACCAGataaatatattcaaataattttttgaATCACTAGATCGAACATCTTCGACATGGATCTGCTGAAGCAGAACGATTGGATTGATTTTTCTGAGCACGAGTACCAGCACAGCCTTATCCCCACCAATAGCCGCGCGGCCGCTGACGTGCAACAGTTCACCGGCGGTAACATAACGCGCCGGATCGAGAACGGAGTCTTCCAGAATTCCCgggctgcagcagcagctcgagccACGCGGCGCAACTCGATCACGGATGCAAGTGCGTACGGAATGCGTGGTGAGATCGAGAATCGAATCGGTGAAGTGCCTACCGGGACGGCCACGTTCACCGTGTTGGGTCATGGGCCACCAGGACCGTTGGGCTACGATGAAGGAGGAGTTCGCGACCTGTCGACGTCGAGTGACGCCAACAGCGATTTGGAGCGTATGCTACGATACGGTCGGACGGATCCATCGACTGCCATTATCAGGGATAAGATCAATACGGGATCTAACTTTAGGTAAGCAATTAAtgagaaaaatgtgaaaaaaataataagaagcCGATGGAGACCGCCACACATTTTACTTGAAAAagactgggcgtctccatcttCTGATTATTTGTTATGATACTTATTtctttaaacgaaaaaaaaaaatgatttaaatcatttttacggtttatttaaatatacaaaacttgttttattattcgcttTAGGAATCAATAATGACCATATGCcttttttaagtttttaagtttaagtttgtatgaagtaccaggcgcctccattaaaAAACGTGGGTTTTCttggaattgaaatttatttaaattattttttcatttcattcgttATTCATTCATTTAGACATGAGTAGCTTtgtttaatattcattttatgAATAAATGAAGATCATGTatcatttaatttgaaatttgaacACATACGTTTGTAtgaagtaccaggcgcctccattacaaAACGTGGGAGTTCTTGATTGgaattgctttaattttttctttccattgccATAAACTCCCAATTATTTAAACATGAGAAACTTTGTTTGATTACCATTTTGCGAATAAATGATGATCATGTaatatttaattgaattgataCATACATTTGTACCGGGCGTCTCTATTATGAAAACGGGCGTTTTTAGAAGTTTTTTATCTTcaatttttggtttgtttttatgcatgCGTTATTCGACTGATTGTAAAATGAACATACTAATAAGATCTATCTTCTGCTTTTAGAGTACCGGATGCGCGACAGCACAAAAATACGGCATTCACGATCATCAACGAAACACAACCAAAATCCGGTTCGTTCGATCTAACTGGCAACCTCAGGTACTCACCATACCGCGAAAAACATCGGGCTGCCTCCTCGCGTATCCTTTCGGCGAGTTCTGCCACGGCTCAtggagcagcagctgctggctTTTACGGCTACGATTACGACGAAAGCACCACCCCGGGTAGTGCGCCCCACGGTGGGTCACGGAGGCGATTCAGCAGCTCAGAGCTTTCACTGAGCACCGTCGGAGGTCGTACGAAGCGCCCGGTCAAGTCGAAAACCTCACTCTCGATTACGACCAACCCGGGCCGGAGGCAACGCGGCGTACTCGAGGTGATCGTTCGCAACAAATCGTCCGTGCCAAGTGCCAAAGTGACAATCACGCAGCCGTCTGAGGATGGCCGCTCGCTCACGCCGACCCCGAGTGAGTCAGGCCTGTCCGGGACGGGAACGGAGAGTGACGCACGGATCATCATTCCTGAGCATCAGCTGAGAAACCTGAAGCTGTTTGGCTACAAGCCATTCTCGGGCCGGCCTACATTATCTCCCGTCCCTGACAAGGGCTCAATGGAGAGTTCTCAGGCGGATCTGAAACAGGAGGGTGGCGGTGCagcgaaaaagagcgagaaaggagGACTCCGGGCTCCCGTTTTTAACATCCGCGGGCTGCTGTCACCCCGGCGGGATAAGAGCAAGGACGCGCCAGAGAGCGCACCCGACAGTAAAGAACCATCGGTGGAGCGACAACCCACGGCACCCAAGGGTGGGGAGCCACCAGCGGGGAAGGCACCAGAAGCGCAGGGTTCACCACCGAAAAAGCGCCGTTTCAATCTCGCCCGCGCCATCATCGAGAGTGCCAGGAAGGGTACGATCCCCGAACCGGAGCCAGAAAAGCCCTCGAAACCAACGGCCACCAAGTCGATCGAGGAACCGACCGTAGGAGAGGGCGAGCGGCGCAAGATGGCGCTCAAAATAAAGCTGGGCATTGTACGGTCGGGCGTTCGTAAGGACTCGGAGGGAAACGGTGTGAAAGAGAAGCGTGGAGCGAAGAAAGGCAAGACGATGAAAGCGGCGGCAACGGCTGCGAAGACGACAAGTGCGAAGAGCAAAAAGAAGGCCACCCcaacgaaaaaaggagcacGCGGTTataacgacgatgatgacgatgactaCTACGATCCTTACGCGCCGGATGATCggtcgaaaaggacgaaaaaatcCACTGGAGGTGGTGGCATGCTAAAGAGTGCCCTCAACTATGCGGCTAGCTTTCGCTCGAAAAGTGACCGTGTTGGAACGGCCGGTCCAGGTGGACGACGGAAACCGACCGCGGCTGAGCTTCCGAAAGGTGCAAAACCATCAGGTGGTGGAATGCAACGGGGTGGaggccgggaaatggaaaaactcacccccacctCACGCAGGCGGGACAAAAGCGCGAAAGCGGATGGACGGGCGGGAGCCCGAGTGAAGAGTGGAAAACGCCCTCAGGACACGGGTGGCAGGGCTAAGTCGGCGGCGGGTGCACGAGGAAGACAACTAAGACGGAGCAGCTCCGCTATGGGACTCGATCCTGCCCAGCTGAGACGAGCCAACAAGCTGTACGAGAAGAACCAAAAAGGTTCCTCGGGGACGGGAGGTCCTGGTGGTGCGGGGATGGCAGGACGTGGAGGTGGCAAGAGCAGCAGTTCTATCATCCAATCCAAGGCGAATCGTCAGTCGGCAAATGAGATGGGTGGTGGTCCAGGTGGAGGAGGACTTGGAAAGAGCGACAGCCGGGGGGAGATCCGCTCAGGCAAGAGCAAGATGGCGTCAAGCGATGGTGGAGGGTCGGACCCAAGGGAGCGGATAGAGAAGCGGGATTCAGAGCGATCGCTTAAAAAAAGTGACAGCAACAAATCGCTCGCGAatatgggtggaaaaccgaagAAGAGCGACTCGAAAAGCTCGTTGttgaacaaacgaacggactCACGCTCGAGCCTTCACCAGACGGCGGGTGGTGCAGGGGATTCCTCCAGTGCAGCCGGAGGAGACGCGTCCGGAGCCGAGCTCGGTGGCAAGAGTCCCCTTAGCagcggtggtgatggtggagcCGTTGAAGGAGGCGTGAAATCAGCCCGACCAACGCCCAAACTTCAGAGCAAGGGCTCGCTGTTGAGTCTGATCAGTCTGAAGGGCAGCAAGCGCAACTTGGGCGGTGGAGGTGATGCAGGGCAACGACCTGATACGGCTACGTCGATGGCAGGAGCAGCGGGTGTTGATGGAGCGATGGCATCCACAACTCGGTTACATTCGGCGTCGATGAGAAACGCCGCAGGAGCAACCGGTGCAGGGATGGAAGGAACCGGTGAGGATATCGGTGGGTCGCGGGGAAGCGGTCTAAACGAGAAACCAACGAGCACGAAAACGATGCGTCGGTTGCTGAGCAAAGGCTCGTTGTTGTCGATCAAGAGCATTGCGCACGCCCGCTCCTTCACCAACATTCGTCCACCGACGTCGGATGGGGGTGAGGGTGGTGCGATGccggcgacgatgacgaaggtGACGGAGGGTTCGCAGGAGCATGACGACACGACCGACACGGAGACGAGCCATGGTGGAGCGGGAGGTGGAACCGATGGACAAGGATCGATGGGTGTGGCAACGCACGAGCTGACGGTGGCTGGAGATGGCGAAGGGGAGAAGGTATCGAACGAGTACAACGGGGAGCACCGCATGAAGTCACCGATGGCGGAGCATAGGCAGCAGGGAGGTAGCCGGAGCCCGGGACCGGACAACGTTTCAAGTGCCAACACGGAATCGATGCGGGATCGAACAATGGGGCAGGAGGGTGGCGGTGGCAGCAACAGGTAAGTGAAGCGAGGGAAGTGGGAGGGATCAATCCTCCGAAGGATTTTTGTAGcagataaagagaaaaaaatatatttgtatTCATTTCTTATATTAAGGAAAAAATtaggttcgtcgcttaaccgcacgttgaagtctttcgttcatttttgtGGGCGATAGCCTACTGAGACGCGATTTTGCGCGGTAACGCACTAAACGAATAGAAGGCCTTGTTTtgcgtgaaagagagcgaggtTTTTCCGTCTATATCGTGCTGTTTCACTCCAGCCTGGTCGTTTGGTGACatattttacctttttttatgttgcaggCGTGTGATTCGTTACGCTTTTGTTCGGGGTTATTATTCATTGGAATGTTTCCAGGACTATACCATGGTAGAAGTGAGCTTGTTAATGAAGTTTTTTGCTTAGCTTTCATGAACATTAGTAAGAGGATAATTAAACTAATGGTatattttgaattaattttaatatatCCATATGAAATTAAGAACAGTTTTTAATagtattcaacgattttttttattcgtttcccTACCATT
This window harbors:
- the LOC128730009 gene encoding protein stum → MYGQNDERSSTARMSTASSVQQRYHGPGRTSSGLGVGRGFLGSYGSSSTQSSSLENQHSASTSGTGTTSLFGDPVLPSTRHADLLGGEDLYQNLKSNIEQYHAKLYNEQERQRQAERDALFDQYANSGTHRGYRSVSAADPAVMVGPRKPSVGNNVTTYGEGVRNRTFGRTQSASHGVDISNSRSNIFDMDLLKQNDWIDFSEHEYQHSLIPTNSRAAADVQQFTGGNITRRIENGVFQNSRAAAAARATRRNSITDASAYGMRGEIENRIGEVPTGTATFTVLGHGPPGPLGYDEGGVRDLSTSSDANSDLERMLRYGRTDPSTAIIRDKINTGSNFRVPDARQHKNTAFTIINETQPKSGSFDLTGNLRYSPYREKHRAASSRILSASSATAHGAAAAGFYGYDYDESTTPGSAPHGGSRRRFSSSELSLSTVGGRTKRPVKSKTSLSITTNPGRRQRGVLEVIVRNKSSVPSAKVTITQPSEDGRSLTPTPSESGLSGTGTESDARIIIPEHQLRNLKLFGYKPFSGRPTLSPVPDKGSMESSQADLKQEGGGAAKKSEKGGLRAPVFNIRGLLSPRRDKSKDAPESAPDSKEPSVERQPTAPKGGEPPAGKAPEAQGSPPKKRRFNLARAIIESARKGTIPEPEPEKPSKPTATKSIEEPTVGEGERRKMALKIKLGIVRSGVRKDSEGNGVKEKRGAKKGKTMKAAATAAKTTSAKSKKKATPTKKGARGYNDDDDDDYYDPYAPDDRSKRTKKSTGGGGMLKSALNYAASFRSKSDRVGTAGPGGRRKPTAAELPKGAKPSGGGMQRGGGREMEKLTPTSRRRDKSAKADGRAGARVKSGKRPQDTGGRAKSAAGARGRQLRRSSSAMGLDPAQLRRANKLYEKNQKGSSGTGGPGGAGMAGRGGGKSSSSIIQSKANRQSANEMGGGPGGGGLGKSDSRGEIRSGKSKMASSDGGGSDPRERIEKRDSERSLKKSDSNKSLANMGGKPKKSDSKSSLLNKRTDSRSSLHQTAGGAGDSSSAAGGDASGAELGGKSPLSSGGDGGAVEGGVKSARPTPKLQSKGSLLSLISLKGSKRNLGGGGDAGQRPDTATSMAGAAGVDGAMASTTRLHSASMRNAAGATGAGMEGTGEDIGGSRGSGLNEKPTSTKTMRRLLSKGSLLSIKSIAHARSFTNIRPPTSDGGEGGAMPATMTKVTEGSQEHDDTTDTETSHGGAGGGTDGQGSMGVATHELTVAGDGEGEKVSNEYNGEHRMKSPMAEHRQQGGSRSPGPDNVSSANTESMRDRTMGQEGGGGSNSDEFDEDEQLKCSKCCCACCAPCWTRTCLPFRRCFRGCSSCCGGRGRLGKRKVDGQLTKDTPPGTEEPSRQGCWSRLFGCCRRCRNSKTAPESTAIAQRAPGPAEAKPKSSSCWQSLSCCASCRRNKSRELVPRSSIDSDPPAEDQQSGCRSCWSKLFSCCRRPKPAEGKTTRFGRHKMEEPVEMETVKCCFCFKRQRPKVKAKPKKKVPVKSTFNCLSCCMMCCKKKGDNQSRRTSNLSKKQSIAPTIPPEDLRPKIDMSLVEHSSLMRGAIPVLPICLAYFCLFLNVVVPGSGTVLSGGLCLCIGKPRFSQHDSIKGRIGSFIINCIVGVSQCFTIIFCVVGWGWAIWWGTIMLRLAKQHRKILEMEAAQEEGEEQTTLSNRTGASNPPVALVSKTHRDVETGR